The window TGAAATAGAAGATGTTCAAGTTTTTCTCTTCCTTATCTACACATTAATGGACACGAAATATTAGAAATTTAAGCTTGGTTTTCTAACTCTGatatattataaacatatttCAGACTAGAagctaattttcaaataaatgtcTTTTTTTATGCAAGATAGTTACCCTTGTTTTCTCCCCAAGTAGTGGTCATCCTCAGTTTATAGAAATGCACAAATATCTCCTTCTTCTCAATTTGTATTTCTTGGAATTTATAGTGAGAAaggaaaatgttttttttttatgttttggctGTTCAAGAGATGTCTTGCAAAATAATTTCAGGATTTGTATAGTTTGTTTGATTATGGATATGTTTAACTTTATTATCGAGATAGTTGATAATATACACTTTATAATCTATACAAGTTTTGATCGTCTAATAACCGGTAATAACATAGTTTTGTCCAAGTCTCCAAACATAATCTTTTAACTATGAACCTTGCACTAGAaccatcattattattaaagaaatattttaatttcattcttttttttttaattttaagaaaataacataAACTCACAATTATactcttaaaaaaaactattataataatatcttacttaacatgatcaaataagaaaaatgCTAGAAAACCCAGACTAAGTGCAAACTCATATAATTAGGAGATCTTAAATGGATAAGAGAAATATTACAAGTTCAAAACAGAAATATGACAAAAGTATTACAAATCCAGCTACACAAATATGACAAGTTCATAATTTTACTTAATGGCTACACAAAAAATCCAACTAATAGGTATAAAATCCTAAAGTATAATAGCATTTTTGTAAATTCTAGATGATAGGTATGCAATTCCTAAAAtagaaaacatgtcaaaaaaaaGATATTGTTGATGATAGTAATTCAAATAGAAGGTAATcgtaaataaaactataaataccTCACACATAATTTTAGAGAACACTAAGAATAATATAAGTACGCTTCTTCAATTATCAGGATCGTGTCCctaaacaatataaaaatttgattatttttaaataagtttattttttttacaacatTTCTTACTTGTGATGAATGAGGACCCCCAAAGTGATATGAAGACCCCAAAATTGTGATGGGTGAAAACCTCCAAAATgaggaataaaaaaaaatatataagatataaattttgattgtgcccaaattcattattaatattgaaaaaaaaatagttaccATATTGAAATGATAAGTGTGTCCATACGGAGATGTAAATTGAGGAGGTGCCGACATATATTGCAATAGAGTGGAATTTGAGTGTTGTTGTAATGATATATAGTTCATTTAATGTGTGTTTGTGGCATCTTATAAATtttgacaattatttttttttgttctttttgcACCTAACAAATCaaggaaaattaaaaaattaatggtAGATTAACTATATATCGAGTAGAtgaataaagttataaaaaatgaaaacttaCCTGAAATTTGAGCTTTTcccttttctttctcttttttgcTTTTAGTATCCTAGTGTCGTGTAATATTTGCATTTGTAACCCCTTTAGCTTTAGCAGTGAGTAGGTTATGTACATAAATTCCATCATTTTGAATATCATCACATGGTGTCTCATCTTCTACATTCAAATTCGATACAAGTTCGAAGATTTCATCTTTTGCATTGTCAAGCAATctacataatatttttctcgCATTCTCGTGAGGTTTGCTCAGTTGAGTTAGATCTTATTTCGATCTCATTACTTGGTTGATAAAAACCATCTCAGATATATGATAAGTGTATAAACATCAACAATGAATGTTTTTCAATATTTGTGAAGGCTTACCATGATGACAACGAGTATCCTCGGTCTTCTCTTTTACCTGCTAATTATcctcaatatttaaataattcatcacAAATTCATACAAAACACTCATTTTAATACCTGCCTTTTTTAAAACCATGTATGTGACATCGCTCCTTAAAGTAGCTAAAAGTCCCGCATTGAACTTTTCATTACTAAAGTAGTAGCCCATTTTCTCCTAAGTTTGTATAATCCACTCAACCAATTATGATTATCCAGATTATATTTatcaatcatatatttttatgtggTCTCAAATTCATCTTCAAATTTACAATATATCATGCATTTATGCCATAAACTTTTAAAAGTTCGATCACCATTTAAACTCCCAAAGTGTGAGAGCGCATTTTGATTTATATGTCATTGACATAAACGATGATGTGAATCTGAAAAAATTGTTTCAATGGCATTCATCATGGCTTGACATTGGTCTGAAAAGTTTGTTTGAGGTTGTTTTTCATTCATAGAATCAAGAAATGTTCtaaacaaccattcaaaagaACTTTCGATTTCATCTAACATAAATACCAAgccaaacaaaatattttgctTATGATGATTTATATCAACAAATGGAGCACATATTAAATTATACTTGTTTGTTTTATATGTTGTATCAATCGATAGGACATcaccaaaatattaataataaaccgCACATCTATAGTCCCTAAAGAAAAAATTCATCATCCTATTGTCATAATCAAATTGCACATTCCAGTAAAAGTAAGTCTCTTTACTTGCCatacttataaattattgaataagTACAGTAACATCTCCATTCTCAACTTTCGTATGTTTTCTCAACCAACTCAAATGATCATATGCATCATTTCTAACAAAACCTAAATTTTTTGTCCCACATGCTTCATTTTCCATAAAAGAAACAACACTAGAGATAGATATTTTAACATTTACCATAGCTTCTAGAGTAGTCTTTTTTGCATATCATATATTGCGTACTGATCTTAACAAATGAGTTTGATCAAATGCAAACATCTCATGGTTATGCTCCATAAAATATCTACTCACCCTCCATTCACCCTCTTTCTTTCTTATAATTTTCAGTTTGGCTTTGAAATTAGTTCTAGTGACCAGTTTTTGAGAAACTGAAATTTTATTACTAGCCTTTTTTCGTCTTTCACACATTGACATCAACTTTGATTGAAGCTCATTAGTATGAGAAAAACATCTTTGATCACCCTTTTTTACACTAAATCCCTTGGCATGTGCATATTgactatataataaataaacaacttCAAGATTACTCACAATCGTACCCATTAATAGTTTGCTGTCCAAAACATCAACAACATAATTTTCAGTTTGTCCTTCAATATTTTTTGGCATGGATAAATTTGAGGTTTCTTGACTGTAGTGTCTCTCTAACTCTTTAACAAATACTAAGTTATCTTCCATTTTAAATCAAGAAATCAATTGATTTTCTGAaatcatacaaaaatttaaaaaatttaaagcaTAAGGACCTAAAATGAATATTTCAATCACATGATAAAAAACTATAAATCATaactaattcaattttttacaaataaatataactttaaaagTGCATTTGGGATCTCAATTCTTTATTGTCGACACTCTATAAGGgtaagtaataatttatttgaacttttattttatttaataagctATGTTGagcaaaatcaaaattaattaattaaataaacaaacaaactaatgagagattaaaaaataagatgcTTAAACTAACCCCAATTAAACCGACGAGCAGATATTGTTGTTGGCATAGACACCCCAGCCGGTCGAGGATGTCAAATTTACATGTTATACAAAATTTGCATTCCCTCGTTCTCAAATAATACAAACATTCTCGTTCACTctgttaaagaaaaaataataataaatttaaaccaTCCTTTTTTCATTCTTTAGGTATCCAAAAAATAAACAGATTAAGTAATGAAGAAAGCTCATGTGAGTTGTTTGGACTTTTTACAAATACAAATAGCAAATCTTTAAGATTCTTCTTCATAAATCACATACTATTCTGATTTTCTAATTGGACATGTTATCTAAATCCTAAACCTCAATGAAATCAGTAACAAAATTCACTAACCAATAGTATTTTAGCTTTCTTCTTAGTTGTTTAAGTGCTCTCAAAGAAGATCGGTAAGAAGATCGACGAGCGTTATTCAAAAAAGACGGGTGCGACGGTGATTCAAAAACGACCGAAAAAGGATTACGGACGGCGATTCTAGTGCAGCGAAGAATCTTGAATCTCAATTCTAGTGCAGCGGCGGACGGGGACGGGTTATCAGATATaactgaagaagaagactaaTTCTAGTGTAGCGGCGGACATAAAACGAGTTAGCAGATAcaactgaagaagaagactGCACATATGGGGTAAAAAAATGTTACTCACCTCAGTTTAAACCCTAAAATGTATATatgtcaaataaataaataaactacaGTTACTTCTTCTTGGGTTTAAGAAAGGTCAATGGTTAAGGCTAATATTACACGTGGCAACAAATATATGGAGTGAAGGCACTACCTAAAGGGGTATCGTTGAATTAACTACCCGACTATAGCTCACTAAAAACATTTGGTTGTGTATGTTACCCTCTTACACGACCATAAAATCAACACAAACTAGATTTCAGATCGGTTCAATGTTTGTTTCTTAGTTATAACTCTTCACATAAATGATACAAATGTTTACCTATTCaaactagggctgcaaatgagccaaGTTACTCGTAAGTCGGTCGTGAGTCGTTCAGTCAAAACTCGacttgagtttgactttgaccaagttcgagccgactcatttaatattcgagtcgagctcgagctcacaTAATACTTGATCGATAGTTTGTCGAGTTTTTTCGaacctaataatatataatatatttatttattttaatattaaaactaaaatctaaaataaatattttttcttcactcTCTCTATTCAAAGTCAATATGTTAGACACGCGTTATTATATCATATTGCcccaaaaatttaaaagtaGAAACCATAATTCCATAATTTGTCAacgttataatatattatattataacaataatatattctaacaatcatatcatttatttttacatattttttctttttcacaaTTTCTCACTTATTCACAAACATTCTTCTATTTTCACAATTTCTCTCACTTATTTACAAACACTTTTCACTCTTCCATCGCTTCATTtctacatattattttattcgaGAATTAGTAAACTCAAGTTACTCAATAATTTCTTTCGTTGAATAGGTATGGAGGTTTGATATTTtcgttttgaaaataaatttttgtttgagtgAGAGCTCAatcttgaaattttaatttcagttcAAACTTTTCGAGTCAAGTCAAGCTTGTAGGTAAATAGTCAAGTCGAGTTCGAACTtgaactcaaatttataaactcgttcgagctcaaGTTTGAGCCGAacaaataaatacttaatcaaGTCAAACTCAAGCTCAAGCTGGTTTGAGTTTGACTCGGGTCATTTACAACCCTAATTTCAACAAGTCGTATTTTCATATCTCGACATATCACCTTCAATGAAATGGTCTTCCCAATGTCATTCCCCACGTCAACATCAACCCAATATAAAACTACTACACCAACAATGGTTACAAACTGATCCAACTTATACTCGAATCTCGAATTTGTCGCCTTCTACTTCTCATACAGAAGTTAGTTCCACAACCACTCATCATGATGAGCCAATGTCTATTGAGCACATAATTCCTCAACTTGAGAGTTGAGCCTATGAAAGATGGTGTTAACACCTCACCATTACAACAAGTGCTTCATATGATCACTTGTGCTCGATCTAATATTCTCACTGCTCACTCTATTACTATTACTTCTACTTTAGAAACCAACATGTTACATTACATCTCACAAAGGCCTGGCATGGCGTTATGTTATTGCTTTAGAATTCAATGCACTTATCCACAATGATACATGATCACTTGTTCCTCGATCGTCACAACAAAATATTATCGGGtgtaaatgagttttcaaaatcaaacataaaaatgaTAGTTCTATTGAACGACACAAAGCTCGTCTCATTGCTAAAGGATTTCATCAACAACCTAGTATTAATTATGTAGAAACATTCAGTCCAGTTGTCAAACCAACGAAGATTCGCACCGTTTTAACTCTTGTAGTCACTTGTGGGTGATTGATTCATAAATTGGGTGTGAGTAATACATTCTTACATGGTACACTTAATGAAGAAGTCTTAATGACACAACCTCGAGGCTTTATCAATCAAGAATTTCCTAATCATGTATGTCATCTTCACAAAACAATTTATGGCCTCAAATAGGCACCTCAAGCTTGATAGGCTACATTTCGAGCTCTATTACTCTCTCGGGGTTTCATCGAAGCCATGTCagacatttatttattcttatttcaCTCTAGTGACAATATTTCATACATTCTCGTCTATGTCGATAATTTTGTCTTCACGGTtcatatctctaaaacaatCAAACGTCTTAGTGAAACATTCACAATCAAAGATCTTAGTTAAATAGAACATTCTAGATATAGAAGCAACACAAACTACCTCACGACTATTTCTATCGCAAACGAAATACATTCATGCCATTCTTACACgtgatgatattgtttttaaactAAACACTTTTTGTGATTGATCtagataataatttttgaatccatagtttaaaaaattgttataaatataatattataaatgaacaattataataaaattttagtactAAATCACCAACCAAACACACTCAAAAATTATGATTTCAAAAAAGTCCACTAATCCAATccaagataataaaaaaatgaaggaaaACAAATTGAAGCCCATTAATTTGAAAAAGCCCATTTTTCACTTCTCCTTCTCTCTTTGTCTCTTTCATTTCCTAAAATTTCCAGCAGCAGCCTCCATTGTCAAGACATAACCTGTCTCTCTTCTCTATCGCGATTCGCGATCACACCTAATCGTAACGCCACAGTATCATCATCCCCAAGTGTTCTAATGGAGGCCGCCGCTAATTTATCCTGCCGCCGTCTATCATTCTCTACTCCCATACTTCATCATAACCGTCTAGCATTCTCTACGCCCATGCCATCTATCTCATACAGACCTTCACCCCCACCTTCACTAGCTCTCAAGTCACCATCAATGTCCGTCCAAGCATCTTCTTCATCGCTCAACCATGAAAACCCCAAACCCCAAAACCCTATTTCGCCTTCTATCATAAAATCCGCATTTGTAGCTACCGCTACTGTAATCGCAGCCGCGACTGTCTTCTTTGCTCGTTTTAACCTCAAGTACGCCGTCGCCGCACCTTTCTCACAAGTAGAAACCGCGGAAAAAGAAGAGGTTtccgaagaagatgaagaaagagagATGGCGATTGAAGAACATTTGAACGCGAACCCTAACGACGTACAAGCTCTCCGCGATTTAGTGGAAACGAAGGTGAAGAATAAAAAGATCGAAGAAGCAATCGTAATCGTGAAAAGATTAATCGAAATGCAGCCTGGTGAACAGGAATGGATTATGCTGAAAGCCCAATTGCATTGTTACAATGAAGAATTCGAATTAGCTGAAAAGGAATTCAATGAGATAGTATCAAAAGACCCAATTCAAGCAGAGGCTTTTCATGGATTGGTAATGATAGCATCTCAATTGGAATCTGGTGATAAGTTAAACGAGATAGAACAAAGAGCAATGAAAGCGATGGAGATTTGCAAGAAAGAAAACAAGAATGAGGAATTAGTAGATTTCAAGCTTCTAATTGCTCAAATTCGTGTAATTGGTGGAGATTATGATGGTGCATTGAATCTGTATGAAGAAATTTCTAAAGATGATCCAAGAGACTTCAGACCATATTTGTGTAGAGGGATTATATTTACTCTTTTGAGGAAGAATGATGAAGCTGAGAAACAGTTTGAGAAATATAGGAGATTGGTTCCTCAAGGTCATCCATATACAGAGTATTTTGATAACAATATGATGGCGACAAAGCTCTTTGCACAGAAGGTTGAAAATGAGGTTAGAAGAAGCTGATGAGATCAAAGAAGGTTCTTtgcttgttttcttttgtttatcttATGGTCTGTGCTTGATTTTGGTCAGATAATAATATTAGGGTTAAGATATTTATGAACAAATGTTCTTCATGATGAGGATATACACATATTTTCTTTTCTGGTGAAGAATTAGGTTTATGTTCTTGCCTATTCATgcttactttctgctggttgAGAGATCTTACCCTAATATGCATAGTCTAAACTATAATCTGCAAACAGATTCTCAGTGTGCCAAGAACACCATTTAATTAAAGGTATAACTTTAAGGATGATAGGCATTGTACATACTATAATTTAGTATGAAATATCTCTCAATACATCATTTTGTTGAAATTCTTtggatatatttatttgtttgaatttacaCCCATAACATCTAAactattttaaatgttataacatgttaattttttgaaaataagcTCATATTTATCCTATATGTAgcatatctatttttattttttttaagtcctGCTGGCAAATGTCTTATCTCCGTCTTAAATGAATTCTTCAACTCCATTCTCAATCGACAACAACGATGTTGTAGACTAAGACGAGGTTGTTGCAGACCCGCTGATTCAAGACATTGTGTGTTTTTGTTGTATTTCATTATTTGTTATACTATAATGGTCGAAACATTGTGTGTTTTGTTGTATTTCATTATTCGTTATACTATAAGAGTCGAAACATATCTTATCTTAATTGagaaaatagattttaaattaGGTTGAAGTTGATGTATACAAAAGATTTAGCATCAATTTCAACTTAGCTCAAAATTCATTTTTTGGATGGAATCATTGTAAATTTCAACTCTTATAGTGTAATGAAATAGTAAAATACAACTAAACCCATCTACAATGAGAAATTGATGTGTATTTTCAACATTAATGAACATACATAAAGTAGTAATATGTTTTAGTTAGTATTAATGTTCAAGTAGTAAATAAAGTAGAAATTGATGTTTATATGATTAAGGAGTAAATAAATGTGTATAAAGTATTATACCTAACCTAAGGTCCTAAAGTAGTAATATGCTTTGATTAGTATTAATGTCAATTTATGTTAAAAGTTGGCAACAATAAACAAGTAAACACATACAAAATAACAGACATGAATTGAAATCAGCAATAAAATcttctatatatttttctaaagaTTAATAGATAGTCTTCAGTCTAATTTCATTACTATTCCTTTTTTCTCAAGAAAGTATAGTACATTTTTACAAAGCCTCCATAGTGCAAAAAATGCCAAATAACTAGAGCACCCATTTTGCCATCAGTCTtagaacacaaaataaaaagtagAAGAACAAAGAACACTATTTTCCCGCACAAGTAATCTTCACTAACAATCAATCTCAGGCATCGGCATTTTCCAAAAATTCCACGAATTAAAATCTTCCTgcaaatacaataatttataccCATTTCAACAACAGCCCGAGTTTCCAAACACAAATTATATTCCCAAAATAAATTGTCACCTGCTCAACCATTGTAGGAGGAAACATGTCATTCACGAGCGTGTGGAGAGAAGTGTATGTCTTCACGTCAATTCTGTGTTGACTTATCGCCACCTCACCCTATACAAGTAATCGCTACCTCATCATTTACCATATTCAGATCGTAACAGAGAAAAGGcaaaaactaaaattgaacaTTACCTTTGGGTTAATAATGAAGATTTTTCCCTTAGGAATACCGATTTTCCTGTAGCTGAGTTCATCTGTGTCTCTATTGCCAAAACCCGCATAGAATGGATTGTAATCAGGTGGAAACAAAGCCTTTATGTCCTGTACAACCACAGGTTATCCAGAAATGAGATCGTGGGGACAATTAAgagaaagatattttaaaaattggttaATTTTGACCTCTAGGCATGCTATCTTGAATTCATGTGGCGCTCTTCTTATCACTGTCATAAGCCAAACAATGGAAACAGTTGTTGTCAAACCAAAAATCTAATTACATTAAAATGTACAAAAACTTATAATATGTCTATCATGTCTGGATATGGATCCAAATGAGATAACGATTAGAAACAGAGACATGTTAAAAAATGTATCGATTGTTTCTCATGTAAATGCAGATCCAGACAAAATAACATATCATGCTTACCTTCTCGGTACAATGAAGGAAATAAACCATCGGGAGATATTACGACAGGTCCACTAGGTAAGGCGTTACCATCCTACAGCCATTTCAAtgtatagatatatattaagcCATAAACTCTTAACTTCTGGATGGAAGgaaaaaataagtacaataaaaaaaattacttgttTGAGATTAAGCAGAAAACTTCTAGTTAGATAAGCCTGGACTATAGCACGAGCACTCAAGAACAAGAGCTGATACCCATTCTcctgaaaaatattttaagttcaacTTCAACACTTCATTGAAATAATTCTCAAAAAATGAAGAGACCAACCTTAATTGCAGAGAATAACCGAGCAACTCCAGATTGCGACCAATCTTTTCCAACTAAGGGCATAACTTGTCCAAGAACATCGGACCTGTTCAAACCAAAGCATAATAATTGTAAATGAAAACACTGTAACAaattccccccccccccccccaaaaaaaaaatgtcaagtTCTTTCTTACTTGGTAATTGTTCCGTCAACATCTGAGATAACAATCCGAGCATTCCATTTCCACAAGTACATATGAGCATCGACCTATCGATAATAGATAAACCGATATGACTAATTTTCTAGACATTCAAGAGATTTAGTCCATTTAGaaacaattttcttttaaatttgagTTTAGATGAGAAAAGTTTACTAAAGTGAATATATATCTGGTTAAGttatgtttcaaaatattatcacatttaAATTTACATCCATGCAAgatatttgacaaaaaaaaataaagtgtcttaaataaataatcacggTTTCTCATCTAAACTCAAAccaaaatctaaaaaatgtGATGTTGCCCATTTGGAAACATGAGAAATCGTGCATAAATTTATGAATCTGAGTCTATCTAAGTTTAGTTTCCAAGGAAATTGTGGATGTTTTCTCAACTAGATCCAAATCCATACTCAAATCaataaagtgttttcaaatgggcaTCATTCACATACTTGTGAGTGATGGGCCCTAACTAAGTTTTGTTTCCAAACGTGATCTCATTTAAATCCACACCAGATGAGATACTTCACAAAAAAATCCAAAGAAAATGTAGTCGAATCCAGACTCAAATCAATAAAGTGTTTACAAATAGAATAATTCCGGGGATATCTAACAGTTTACTATGACATCACTCACATACCTGTGAGTGAGTGATGTGTCCTAGCTAAGTTTTGTTTCCACACCAGATGAGACACTTCAGAAAAAAGTCCAAGGAAAATGGTAATGTTTCTCATCTATATTCAAATCAATatagtgtttccaaatgggatAATTCTGGGGATCTCTAATAGTTTAGAATGACATCTCTCACAAAAAAATCTTAGTGAGGTGTCCTAACTAAGTTTTGTTTCCAAATGTGAGTCCACACCAGATGAGATCCTTCACAAAAAATCCAAAGAAAATGTAAACGGTTTCTCAATCATATGCCTATGAGTAATGACCCTAACAAAGTTTTGTTTCTAAACATGATTTCATTTGGATCCACACCATATGAGATACTTCacccaaaaaaaattgtttccaaaGGGACGTTTTCTCATCTAAATCTAAATTCAGACTCAGATCGATAAAGTGTTTCGAAATGGGCAATAACGAAATCCCTCACATACCTGTTGCAACCCGAAAACCCTGGTAGAGAAGCTGAAACTAATCATATTTTGCCCATCTTTCAGATTTAGCGATGTTATTTGTTCGGTAGTAGGTACATTTGTCCTGACTAGTTGCTTATGAGAGGAAACACTGCCTCCTCCATTCGACACTAAAGCTCGCTCAGGTGATTGGCTCTGAACAGATTCAGTGTCAACAAAAACGTCATCACTCGACGAACTACTCGGAGTGTGCTCGAGCGTTTTCACCCTTCGGAAAGGAATAGGCCACAGCCTCCATCTACGGCTAGGAGTTGTCGGAGTAAGTTCAGAACCATCGACAGCCGTCGATTTCGGCGTATCTACGCTGTCGACTTGTATAGCGTCTTTGGGATCGAGGGGCAGCTTAACATCGTATGCGACAATTCCCAGAACTATCGGTGCAGCTTTTTCCCACGTCAAATATCTGTTTTTGAATTTGATCACTAAATTCTCGTTCTTGACAAGTGTTGCTGACGAGAGTCTAAATTCATCCTCGGATATAAGATGGTTTTTAAATACTTCTTCGGCTGATGTCAAACCCATCCCGGCTTGAAGTAAATTACCACATAGAGAGATTTCAATCCCTGCAAATTGTAACATCAAAATCATCCCCTTTCCCGaatgaagaaagaaagataATTTAAGCCATAAGAAACACAAATTAGTTTTTCAGACTGCACAACTTATCTTTGAAATATGTCCATTTCATAAGTGTTTCTAAAAACCACTTAATTCTTTATATTCAACTCAAATTATGCTAGGATATACTTTCCCTAAGTTAGTTAACATTTTATCAAATGAACTTACATATTCCCTACTTGAAATTcagatattttcatttggtttgtTTTTCTAGACACTCATCTAATTCAACACTTAAAATTTAGTATTCAATATTCATTCaatacttaattttcagttttatcaaacacACAGGTTTACTTTTGAAACCAAACCAAGAAAGGTTAGAACTCCGTCTTTTCCACAAAATATAATACAAGAGATTAAAAGACTTTTCCATAAAAACaggaaataaatgaaaagatatCTTGGTTCATTTTTCAAACCTTCCGAGGAAGAAGCTAGAGGCGATTCCTTTGTCTCGTTTTTTTCGGGTTCTTCGTCAGTCAGAGAGGATAGCGGTTGGTCTACGCTCCCCATTTCATCTTCAACAGCTTGTAGTGAACTGTCTTTTTTGTCTTCGATCTCGAGAGGGGGGACTATCTCATCCGACAAATCCAACTTTGGGAGCTCTAAACAACTTTGGAACACATCCTTCTTCGTCTCATCAATTTCTCCTCTGGGTTCGGCATCATGGACATCATTTTCTTGATCTACTTCACAAAATTCTTTACTATCTTGATCTACTTCACAAACTTCTTTACTATCTTGATCTACTTCACGAACTTCTTTACTATCTTCAGCCAAGTACTCCACATTCCATGTATCTTTATCATTACTGAATTCAGCATTATCTTCACAAAACTCAGCTCTTTTACCTGGACCGAGATGAAACTGTGGAGTATCGAGTTCAACATCGTCTCCAGTCAGTTCAGAATTAGAGATCGGTGCTGTCAAAATATGACCATCTACACTAACTAAAACCACTTCAGAACTTGAACTCTGTGTATCAAGATAATTTTCAACACCATCTACATTATTATCATCTGGGAATTCATAAAAACACCTGCTCCCATCAGATTCAGTCTCCAAAGAATTATTCTCATCCTGTAATTGAATATCACCATTGTCTGAAACACTAGATTCCAATTTCTCAATACTAATATTCTCGCTAATTATCCCATCCTTGTCAATATCTTCACCAAATGTATCAGGTTCTTTCAAGATCCCAACTGTGGTTCCACTTTCACCAGATTCAACCTCTCTAATGAAATATGCTTCCCCTGAATTATCAAGATACATGTGGAAATTCGCCTCAACGCCATTAACAGTTATCTTGACCATCTTTTCAG is drawn from Impatiens glandulifera chromosome 3, dImpGla2.1, whole genome shotgun sequence and contains these coding sequences:
- the LOC124929414 gene encoding phosphatidate phosphatase PAH1-like; translation: MNVVGKVGSLISQGVYSVATPFHPFGGAVDIIAVQQQDGSFRSTPWYVRFGKFQGVLKGAEKMVKITVNGVEANFHMYLDNSGEAYFIREVESGESGTTVGILKEPDTFGEDIDKDGIISENISIEKLESSVSDNGDIQLQDENNSLETESDGSRCFYEFPDDNNVDGVENYLDTQSSSSEVVLVSVDGHILTAPISNSELTGDDVELDTPQFHLGPGKRAEFCEDNAEFSNDKDTWNVEYLAEDSKEVREVDQDSKEVCEVDQDSKEFCEVDQENDVHDAEPRGEIDETKKDVFQSCLELPKLDLSDEIVPPLEIEDKKDSSLQAVEDEMGSVDQPLSSLTDEEPEKNETKESPLASSSEGIEISLCGNLLQAGMGLTSAEEVFKNHLISEDEFRLSSATLVKNENLVIKFKNRYLTWEKAAPIVLGIVAYDVKLPLDPKDAIQVDSVDTPKSTAVDGSELTPTTPSRRWRLWPIPFRRVKTLEHTPSSSSSDDVFVDTESVQSQSPERALVSNGGGSVSSHKQLVRTNVPTTEQITSLNLKDGQNMISFSFSTRVFGLQQVDAHMYLWKWNARIVISDVDGTITKSDVLGQVMPLVGKDWSQSGVARLFSAIKENGYQLLFLSARAIVQAYLTRSFLLNLKQDGNALPSGPVVISPDGLFPSLYREVIRRAPHEFKIACLEDIKALFPPDYNPFYAGFGNRDTDELSYRKIGIPKGKIFIINPKGEVAISQHRIDVKTYTSLHTLVNDMFPPTMVEQEDFNSWNFWKMPMPEIDC
- the LOC124932767 gene encoding protein SLOW GREEN 1, chloroplastic-like encodes the protein MEAAANLSCRRLSFSTPILHHNRLAFSTPMPSISYRPSPPPSLALKSPSMSVQASSSSLNHENPKPQNPISPSIIKSAFVATATVIAAATVFFARFNLKYAVAAPFSQVETAEKEEVSEEDEEREMAIEEHLNANPNDVQALRDLVETKVKNKKIEEAIVIVKRLIEMQPGEQEWIMLKAQLHCYNEEFELAEKEFNEIVSKDPIQAEAFHGLVMIASQLESGDKLNEIEQRAMKAMEICKKENKNEELVDFKLLIAQIRVIGGDYDGALNLYEEISKDDPRDFRPYLCRGIIFTLLRKNDEAEKQFEKYRRLVPQGHPYTEYFDNNMMATKLFAQKVENEVRRS